Proteins from a single region of Haloplanus sp. GDY1:
- a CDS encoding DICT sensory domain-containing protein, with the protein MTDPPDSLSSFIGSGEVADRSLAVVNRTRPQPIHDMLAELFAEQTVDVAELDVPDAEEDVVLLLEGDDVVASSPLRALEDEILLVNSDLYTTGTKRLEDVTVPAVLEGLAETPFRVRGYPASHSEKLPLIVMSRYIERLAWEHESGRLRSSFQRLSRLDDERGTRTVYRKLGSTDVDVHVYGVPDWLPSKSFPGVIHAGYAGEFRSSWFVVHHAENGDHRTGALVAERVDDDEWEGLWTFRPDRVRAVNRYIERAL; encoded by the coding sequence ATGACCGACCCACCGGACTCGCTCTCGTCGTTCATCGGGAGCGGGGAGGTGGCGGACCGCTCGCTGGCCGTCGTGAACCGGACGCGACCGCAGCCGATTCACGACATGTTGGCGGAGCTGTTCGCCGAACAGACCGTCGACGTGGCGGAACTCGACGTCCCCGACGCCGAGGAGGACGTGGTGCTGTTGCTGGAGGGCGACGACGTGGTCGCGTCGTCGCCGCTCCGTGCGCTCGAAGACGAGATACTGCTCGTCAACTCCGACCTCTACACCACGGGCACGAAGCGCCTGGAGGACGTGACGGTCCCCGCAGTCCTCGAAGGGCTGGCGGAGACGCCGTTCCGGGTCCGGGGCTATCCGGCCTCCCACTCCGAGAAACTGCCGCTCATCGTGATGTCGCGGTACATCGAGCGGTTGGCCTGGGAACACGAGAGCGGGCGGCTCAGGTCGTCCTTCCAGCGGCTCTCCAGACTCGACGACGAGCGGGGCACCCGGACGGTGTACCGGAAACTCGGCTCGACGGACGTGGACGTACACGTCTACGGCGTGCCGGACTGGCTGCCGTCGAAGTCGTTTCCGGGGGTCATCCACGCCGGCTACGCCGGCGAGTTTCGCTCCTCGTGGTTCGTCGTCCACCACGCCGAGAACGGGGACCACCGAACCGGGGCACTCGTCGCCGAACGCGTCGACGACGACGAGTGGGAGGGCCTGTGGACGTTCCGTCCCGACCGGGTCCGCGCCGTCAACCGATACATCGAACGCGCCCTGTGA
- a CDS encoding glycosyltransferase, whose product MIDICLVNALFPPDAHGGAEQYVRRAAHGLQERGFEVAVVTSKPYDGPSSLRPTVEVHDGLQVWRFYPPNLSHLSDGTGDGIVEKALWRGVDLVNLPAARAVGTVLDRLDPAVVHTNNLFGISTLVGRAVQRRNVRHVHTLHDYGLVCPKSNLLRDLTAPEGERVVCEDPPLPCRAYARQRRSTLGTPDLVTGPSQHVVDVHRDHGFFDGVETQRLRLGVDDVADNPPPVTDEPSLLYVGQQLEAKGLETLFAAADRLPDVTVHVCGTGPYADRTEAAAAERDNLHYHGFVSEERLADLRHTAAAAVVPSIWMENSPMTVYESYAAGLPVIGSDIGGIPELIDPGETGFLFEPADVDGLVTAIRRLFAADREPLQRGALAWAREHTMAAHVDRLLDEAYRLSAPTAVD is encoded by the coding sequence ATGATTGACATCTGTCTGGTCAACGCGCTCTTTCCCCCCGACGCTCACGGCGGGGCGGAACAGTACGTGCGCCGCGCGGCCCACGGGTTGCAAGAGCGCGGGTTCGAGGTGGCGGTCGTCACGTCGAAGCCCTACGACGGCCCGTCGTCGCTGCGGCCGACCGTGGAGGTCCACGACGGCCTGCAGGTCTGGCGCTTCTACCCGCCCAACCTCTCGCATCTGAGCGACGGCACCGGCGACGGCATCGTCGAGAAGGCCCTCTGGCGCGGGGTCGACCTCGTGAACCTCCCGGCGGCCCGCGCCGTCGGAACGGTCCTCGACCGCCTCGATCCCGCGGTCGTTCACACGAACAACCTCTTCGGCATCTCGACGCTGGTCGGGCGGGCGGTCCAGCGCCGGAACGTCCGTCACGTCCACACCCTCCACGACTACGGGCTGGTCTGTCCCAAGAGCAACCTCCTCCGGGACCTGACGGCCCCCGAGGGGGAGCGCGTCGTCTGCGAGGACCCGCCGCTCCCGTGTCGGGCGTACGCCCGTCAGCGCCGGTCGACGCTCGGGACGCCGGACCTCGTCACCGGGCCGAGTCAGCACGTCGTCGACGTCCACCGCGATCACGGCTTCTTCGACGGCGTCGAGACCCAGCGGCTCCGACTCGGCGTCGACGACGTCGCCGACAACCCGCCGCCGGTGACCGACGAGCCGTCGCTCCTCTACGTCGGCCAGCAACTGGAGGCCAAGGGGCTGGAGACGCTGTTCGCGGCGGCGGATCGGCTCCCGGACGTGACCGTCCACGTCTGCGGGACCGGCCCGTACGCCGACCGAACCGAAGCCGCAGCCGCCGAACGGGACAACCTCCACTACCACGGCTTCGTCTCCGAGGAGCGCCTCGCCGACCTCCGTCACACCGCCGCCGCCGCCGTCGTTCCCTCCATCTGGATGGAGAACTCGCCGATGACCGTCTACGAGAGCTACGCCGCTGGCCTCCCCGTGATCGGGAGCGACATCGGCGGCATTCCGGAACTGATCGATCCCGGGGAGACGGGCTTTCTCTTCGAACCGGCTGACGTCGACGGCCTGGTGACGGCGATCCGTCGGCTGTTCGCCGCGGATCGCGAGCCGCTACAGCGCGGGGCGCTGGCCTGGGCCCGCGAACACACGATGGCCGCGCACGTCGACCGACTGCTCGACGAGGCGTATCGGCTGTCGGCTCCCACGGCTGTCGACTGA
- the rdfA gene encoding rod-determining factor RdfA produces MADDADGRPSSKVARLIDAYGFDEAFGDELEALWTADGPQRRSLRDLADTFNRRLLESVLSDAGMSTVDGEVDNLYRLLTADDVSSGMRMEARARLERNGVDVDDLESDFVTYQAIRSYLTSYRDAEYEGTSDEDRVENVVDTIQRLRSRLDSVVQGSLDRLRSTEQLTLGEFRLFVDVDVLCEECGAQYGVVELLERGGCDCDGS; encoded by the coding sequence ATGGCAGACGACGCGGACGGGAGGCCGTCGAGCAAGGTGGCGAGGCTCATCGACGCGTACGGCTTCGACGAGGCGTTCGGGGACGAACTCGAGGCGCTCTGGACGGCCGACGGCCCCCAGCGCAGGAGCCTCCGCGATCTGGCCGACACGTTCAATCGACGGCTCCTCGAATCGGTCCTGAGCGACGCCGGGATGTCGACGGTCGACGGGGAGGTCGACAACCTCTACCGGCTGCTGACGGCCGACGACGTGAGTAGCGGCATGCGCATGGAGGCCCGCGCCCGTCTGGAGCGAAACGGCGTCGACGTCGACGACCTCGAATCGGATTTCGTCACCTACCAGGCGATCAGATCGTACCTCACGTCGTACCGGGACGCCGAGTACGAGGGGACGAGCGACGAGGACCGCGTCGAGAACGTAGTCGATACGATCCAGCGCCTCCGGTCACGGCTCGATTCGGTCGTTCAGGGGAGCCTGGACCGCCTTCGGTCGACCGAGCAGTTGACGCTCGGAGAGTTTCGGCTGTTCGTCGACGTGGACGTGCTCTGTGAGGAGTGTGGCGCGCAGTACGGCGTCGTGGAGTTGCTGGAGCGCGGGGGCTGTGATTGCGACGGATCGTAA
- a CDS encoding glycosyltransferase family 4 protein: MLTVGVDARVLGKPEPTGVSRYTASLLGALGDGHADDAEFVLFGLDDRPASLDAADGLRLAPEPAPHSGLRAHLWEQVRLPVALRRYDLDVFHAPAGAPPYTGTPTVATIHDISPVVHPEWFSAAYGALYRLLTAHTVRTADRIVTVSGFARDEIVERYPAAAERTVPIHNGVTPRDRSAGSPVASLDGEAFLLFVGAMNPRKNLRTLVESYDRYRDRVEDPATLALAGPSREVFADGDAPRPEGVRTLGFVPESTLSWLYREATAFVFPSLYEGFGLPILEAMSAGTPVITSNRGAMAEVAGDAALLVDPERPAALADAMERVTAAKTVRDDLRRRGRVRARAFTWERAARRTMAVYREVADGR, from the coding sequence ATGCTCACCGTCGGCGTCGACGCCCGCGTCCTCGGCAAGCCCGAACCGACCGGGGTGAGTCGATACACCGCGAGTCTCCTCGGAGCGCTCGGCGACGGCCACGCCGACGACGCGGAGTTCGTCCTGTTCGGCCTCGACGACCGGCCCGCGAGCCTCGACGCCGCCGACGGCCTCCGTCTCGCGCCCGAACCGGCGCCACACAGCGGTCTCCGCGCGCATCTGTGGGAGCAGGTTCGGCTCCCGGTCGCCCTGCGACGGTACGACCTCGACGTGTTCCACGCGCCCGCGGGCGCACCGCCGTACACGGGGACGCCGACCGTCGCGACGATCCACGACATCTCACCCGTCGTCCACCCGGAGTGGTTCTCGGCGGCGTACGGCGCGCTCTACCGCCTCCTGACCGCCCACACGGTTCGGACGGCCGACCGGATCGTCACCGTCTCCGGGTTCGCCCGGGACGAAATCGTGGAGCGATACCCCGCGGCGGCCGAGCGGACGGTTCCGATACACAACGGCGTGACGCCGCGCGACCGCTCGGCGGGATCGCCGGTCGCGTCGCTCGACGGCGAGGCGTTCCTCCTCTTCGTCGGCGCGATGAACCCCCGGAAGAACCTGCGGACGCTCGTCGAGAGCTACGACCGATACCGGGACCGGGTCGAGGATCCCGCCACGCTCGCCCTCGCCGGACCCAGCCGAGAGGTGTTCGCCGACGGCGACGCCCCCCGTCCCGAGGGGGTGCGAACGCTCGGGTTCGTCCCCGAATCGACGCTCTCGTGGCTCTATCGGGAGGCGACGGCCTTCGTCTTCCCGTCGCTGTACGAGGGATTCGGACTCCCGATTCTGGAGGCGATGAGCGCCGGCACGCCGGTGATAACCTCGAACCGGGGCGCGATGGCCGAGGTGGCCGGCGACGCCGCGTTGCTCGTCGATCCCGAGCGGCCGGCGGCGCTCGCCGACGCGATGGAGCGGGTCACGGCGGCGAAGACGGTGCGCGACGACCTGCGGCGTCGCGGCCGGGTGCGTGCCCGGGCGTTCACCTGGGAGCGAGCGGCCCGGCGGACGATGGCGGTGTACCGCGAGGTTGCCGACGGCCGGTAG
- a CDS encoding sulfatase-like hydrolase/transferase, giving the protein MAAPHVFVLVGDCLRAANATAATLPSLTGRPAVEFTRCYTPGTWTKPSHASLYSGRLPVDHGVTRRGDVLSGAQASLPDRARDAGYRTALFSENPTFSARTGFHHGVDYVDDSIHRKPVRSAFSPDHHVDDVDVGAALTLLREVSRRPNRVANLANLAYGLVTELSGVDETAFPHHGRRVIDHLDGFVARHADRPLFCLVNLLDTHNPHHAPPDAGAAALGLSVPDDERRALAAANDDRRYLLERAPLPAATRDHFESWDAVFARRERIYDAQIRHLDHLIGGWLDGLPDRVRDESLVVVTGDHGQLFGEEGGLGHQTSLHPHGIHVPLYVLPPASWETGRGVDTPVSWLGLSRALDGVVDGRVRGTDAFVDAAVEGSRTDGRVVVCADGPTWSVADLRGRYDREAVDAVCVRKVGFVDDDAMTVYESRWAEPAVRRLRYDLADGSRTLREEADDATPPDRYAAWLRRGGEAAVSAATSARLRRLGYL; this is encoded by the coding sequence ATGGCGGCCCCACACGTGTTCGTTCTCGTCGGCGACTGCCTCCGCGCAGCGAACGCGACGGCGGCGACGCTGCCCTCGCTGACGGGGCGACCGGCGGTCGAGTTCACGCGCTGTTACACCCCGGGTACGTGGACCAAGCCCTCTCACGCGTCGCTCTACAGCGGGCGACTGCCCGTCGACCACGGCGTGACCCGCCGCGGCGACGTGCTGTCCGGGGCGCAAGCCTCCCTCCCCGACCGGGCCCGCGACGCCGGCTACCGGACGGCGCTGTTCAGCGAGAACCCCACGTTCAGCGCGCGCACCGGCTTCCACCACGGCGTCGACTACGTCGACGACTCCATCCACCGGAAACCCGTCCGCTCTGCGTTCTCGCCGGACCACCACGTCGACGACGTCGACGTCGGCGCGGCGCTGACCCTCCTCCGCGAGGTGAGCCGTCGGCCGAACCGTGTCGCGAACCTCGCGAACCTCGCCTACGGGCTCGTGACGGAACTGTCCGGCGTCGACGAGACGGCCTTCCCGCACCACGGGCGGCGGGTGATCGACCACCTCGACGGGTTCGTGGCGCGGCACGCCGACCGACCCCTGTTCTGTCTCGTGAACCTGCTCGACACCCACAACCCGCATCACGCGCCGCCCGACGCCGGCGCCGCCGCGCTCGGCCTGTCCGTCCCCGACGACGAACGGCGCGCCCTCGCGGCGGCGAACGACGACCGGCGGTACCTGTTGGAGCGTGCCCCCCTGCCCGCGGCGACCCGCGACCACTTCGAGTCGTGGGACGCCGTCTTCGCGCGCCGCGAGCGGATCTACGACGCCCAGATCCGCCATCTCGACCACCTGATCGGCGGGTGGCTCGACGGCCTCCCAGACCGGGTTCGCGACGAGTCGCTCGTCGTCGTCACCGGCGATCACGGCCAACTGTTCGGCGAGGAGGGTGGGCTCGGCCACCAGACCTCGCTGCACCCGCACGGGATCCACGTCCCGCTGTACGTCCTGCCGCCCGCCTCGTGGGAGACGGGTCGGGGGGTCGACACGCCGGTATCCTGGCTCGGCCTCTCGAGAGCGCTCGACGGCGTCGTCGACGGCCGCGTTCGGGGCACCGACGCGTTCGTCGACGCGGCGGTCGAGGGCAGTCGAACCGACGGCCGGGTCGTCGTCTGCGCCGACGGGCCCACCTGGAGCGTCGCCGACCTGCGGGGGCGGTACGACCGCGAGGCCGTCGACGCCGTCTGCGTCCGCAAGGTCGGTTTCGTCGACGACGACGCCATGACGGTCTACGAATCCCGATGGGCGGAGCCGGCGGTTCGGCGACTGCGGTACGATCTTGCCGACGGCTCGCGGACGCTCCGCGAGGAGGCCGACGACGCGACGCCTCCCGACCGATACGCGGCGTGGCTCCGACGCGGCGGCGAGGCGGCCGTGTCCGCGGCGACGTCGGCGCGACTGCGACGGCTGGGGTATCTGTGA
- a CDS encoding LTA synthase family protein, producing MFSHVDIRSMDVLGWLSDSAARVRSDGADGARESLRPAYHKGLQGLSRLRPPGTPIYDRDWDLLVVVDACRLDLMREVAPGYGFVDEVRAVRSLDSMTLQWMRRNFVPEYGAEMAETAYVCGNPFSAEALDADEFRALDEVWRYVWEDPGTVPPRAITDRTVAAAREHDPDRIVAHYMQPHCPFLSRPEMTRGKRLDRFGDQEWEDVWQKLRAGRVGREEVWAGYRENLELAMDDVELLLANVDADRAVITSDHGNALGEWFVYGHPPGMPMDCLRVVPWIETTAVDRGTHEPTTEAESGTETDRAAQLAALGYV from the coding sequence ATGTTCTCTCACGTTGACATTCGCTCGATGGACGTCCTCGGCTGGCTCTCGGATTCCGCCGCTCGCGTTCGCTCCGACGGCGCCGACGGCGCTCGCGAGTCACTCCGCCCCGCCTACCACAAGGGACTGCAGGGACTCTCCCGGCTGCGACCTCCCGGGACGCCGATCTACGACCGTGACTGGGACCTCCTGGTCGTCGTCGACGCGTGTCGACTCGACCTCATGCGCGAGGTGGCGCCCGGGTACGGGTTCGTCGACGAGGTTCGGGCAGTTCGCTCGCTGGACAGCATGACCCTGCAGTGGATGCGCCGGAACTTCGTCCCCGAATACGGCGCCGAGATGGCGGAGACGGCCTACGTCTGTGGCAATCCCTTCTCCGCCGAGGCCCTCGACGCGGACGAGTTCCGCGCGCTCGACGAGGTCTGGCGGTACGTCTGGGAGGACCCGGGGACCGTGCCCCCCCGAGCGATCACCGACCGGACCGTCGCGGCGGCCCGCGAACACGACCCCGACCGCATCGTCGCCCACTACATGCAGCCACACTGTCCCTTCCTCTCCCGTCCCGAGATGACGCGGGGCAAGCGCCTCGACCGGTTCGGAGACCAGGAGTGGGAGGACGTCTGGCAGAAGCTCCGCGCCGGCCGGGTCGGACGCGAGGAGGTCTGGGCCGGCTATCGCGAGAACCTCGAACTCGCGATGGACGACGTCGAACTCCTGCTGGCGAACGTCGACGCCGACCGGGCCGTGATCACGTCCGATCACGGCAACGCGCTGGGGGAGTGGTTCGTCTACGGCCACCCGCCCGGGATGCCGATGGACTGCCTGCGCGTCGTGCCGTGGATCGAGACGACGGCCGTGGACCGGGGGACGCACGAACCGACGACGGAGGCCGAATCCGGGACGGAGACGGATCGGGCGGCGCAGTTGGCGGCGCTGGGGTACGTGTGA
- a CDS encoding archaea-specific SMC-related protein — MTKQKGIERTATFRVQKVGGIDETTVDVDPGVTVLTGRNATNRTSFLRSIMGVMGSDRVSLKGDAQEGRVELALGGETYTRTLTRTDGTVTTGGDPYLDDPELADLFAFLLESNEARRAVARGGDLRELIMRPVDTEAIQAEIRECERERDRIDEELADLEELKGELPELEERRSQLEADIEDKREELAAKEAEIESLDADVDETREEKRELEARLDDLREKRAALERVRSDIDLQQESIESVTGERRELESELEELPEAPMGEHDELEREISRLRDRRDRLESDVSDLQDVIQFNEDLLSGGDDSVADVLEPDDGSVTDELVDDTVVCWTCGSEVSSDRISDTLDQLREVRQEKLDTIRTLEAELEELKEEQRRHRERQQRRETVERKLDDLDDELDRREDTLDELREKRSRLNDDIDDLESEVEELEAEEFGEVLDLHKEANQLEFELGQLESDLDDVTDRIGDVEDRLAEEDALRAEREELSEELTDLRTRIDRIERESVEGFNDHMDAVLDRLGYANLERIWIERVEREVREGRRKVDRTAFELHVIRSTDSGATYEDTVDHLSESEREVTGLVFALAGYLVHEVYETVPFMLLDSLEAIDSARLADLVDYVADHPQFLVVALLPEDAQALDDDYARVTEI; from the coding sequence ATGACGAAGCAGAAGGGAATCGAGCGGACGGCCACGTTTCGAGTGCAGAAGGTCGGCGGAATCGACGAGACGACCGTCGACGTCGACCCCGGTGTGACGGTGTTGACCGGGCGCAACGCGACGAACCGCACGTCGTTTCTCCGATCGATCATGGGCGTCATGGGAAGCGACCGCGTCTCGCTGAAGGGCGACGCCCAGGAGGGTCGAGTGGAACTCGCACTCGGCGGGGAGACGTACACGCGAACGCTGACGCGGACCGACGGCACCGTGACGACCGGGGGTGACCCGTATCTCGACGACCCCGAACTCGCGGACCTCTTTGCCTTCCTCCTCGAATCCAACGAGGCCCGCCGGGCGGTCGCGAGGGGCGGCGACCTGCGGGAACTCATCATGCGGCCGGTCGATACGGAGGCCATCCAGGCGGAGATCAGGGAGTGCGAACGGGAGCGGGATCGGATCGACGAGGAACTCGCCGATCTGGAGGAGCTGAAGGGCGAACTCCCCGAACTGGAGGAGCGACGGAGCCAGCTCGAGGCCGACATCGAGGACAAGCGCGAGGAACTGGCGGCCAAGGAGGCGGAAATCGAGTCGCTCGACGCCGACGTGGACGAGACTCGGGAGGAGAAGCGGGAACTCGAGGCCCGACTCGACGACCTGCGGGAGAAGCGTGCCGCCCTCGAACGCGTCCGGTCGGACATCGACCTCCAGCAGGAGAGCATCGAGTCGGTGACGGGCGAGCGGCGCGAACTCGAGTCGGAACTGGAGGAGTTGCCCGAGGCGCCGATGGGCGAACACGACGAACTCGAACGCGAGATCTCGCGCCTCCGTGACCGGCGGGACCGTCTCGAAAGCGACGTGAGCGACCTCCAGGACGTGATCCAGTTCAACGAGGACCTGCTGTCCGGCGGCGACGATTCGGTCGCCGACGTGCTGGAACCCGACGACGGGTCGGTGACGGACGAACTCGTCGACGACACGGTGGTCTGCTGGACCTGTGGCTCCGAGGTGTCGTCCGACCGCATCTCCGATACGCTCGATCAGTTGCGCGAGGTCCGGCAGGAGAAACTCGACACGATCCGGACGCTGGAGGCGGAGTTAGAGGAGCTGAAGGAGGAACAGCGCCGCCACCGCGAGCGACAGCAGCGCCGCGAGACGGTGGAGCGAAAGCTCGACGACCTGGACGACGAACTCGACCGCCGCGAGGACACGCTCGACGAACTGCGCGAGAAGCGGTCCCGACTCAACGACGACATCGACGACCTCGAATCCGAGGTGGAGGAACTGGAGGCCGAGGAGTTCGGCGAGGTCCTCGACTTACACAAGGAGGCCAACCAGCTGGAGTTCGAACTGGGCCAGCTCGAGTCCGACCTCGACGACGTGACCGACCGGATCGGGGACGTCGAGGACCGCCTGGCCGAGGAGGACGCCCTCCGGGCGGAGCGCGAGGAACTCAGCGAGGAACTGACGGACCTTCGGACGCGGATCGACCGGATCGAACGGGAGTCCGTCGAGGGGTTCAACGACCACATGGACGCGGTGCTCGACCGTCTCGGCTACGCCAACCTCGAACGCATCTGGATCGAGCGGGTCGAACGCGAGGTTCGCGAGGGCCGACGGAAGGTCGACCGGACGGCCTTCGAACTGCACGTGATCCGCAGTACGGACTCCGGTGCGACCTACGAGGACACCGTCGATCACCTCAGCGAGAGCGAGCGCGAAGTGACGGGCCTGGTGTTCGCCCTCGCCGGCTACCTCGTCCACGAGGTGTACGAGACGGTCCCGTTCATGCTGCTCGACTCCCTGGAGGCCATCGATTCGGCACGACTCGCCGATCTGGTCGACTACGTCGCCGACCACCCGCAGTTTCTCGTCGTCGCCCTCCTGCCGGAGGACGCCCAGGCGCTCGACGACGACTACGCACGGGTCACGGAGATCTGA
- a CDS encoding glycosyltransferase, with the protein MDLLHCNKFYHPEIGGIEQVVRATAEGMARRGHANRVLVAVPRGRGASERVGGVPVTRTASLGVAKSVPLSPTYPPHLGRASRSADVVHHHLPNPLSVVSQLATPSTDAAVVATYHSDIVRQRGALRLYRPLLHRFLDALDHVFVTSPPLLERSAHLAPYREKASVVPLSIDLDDYGRRVPAVELPGRADRPTLLFVGRLNYYKGVEYLLDAMPALDADLLVAGSGERRRELEARADRLGVDDRVFFLGRVGEDRLHACYDRADVFVLPSVEPSEAFGIVQLEAMAYGTPVVNTDLPTGVPWVSRDGDTGVTVPPRDADALATAIDALLADAGRRRTYGQRARERVERRFGRERMLDTLEAAYRALVDEGSDAVAAAVDDARTST; encoded by the coding sequence ATGGACCTCCTCCACTGTAACAAGTTCTACCACCCCGAAATCGGCGGCATCGAACAGGTGGTTCGCGCCACCGCCGAGGGGATGGCGCGGCGGGGACACGCGAATCGCGTACTGGTGGCCGTCCCGCGCGGACGGGGCGCCAGCGAGCGGGTCGGTGGCGTCCCCGTGACCCGCACGGCGAGTCTCGGCGTGGCGAAGTCGGTACCGCTGTCGCCGACGTACCCCCCTCACCTCGGGCGGGCGAGCCGCAGCGCCGACGTCGTCCACCACCACCTGCCGAACCCGCTGAGCGTCGTCTCGCAGCTCGCCACGCCGTCGACGGACGCGGCCGTCGTCGCGACCTATCACAGCGACATCGTGCGACAGCGGGGCGCCCTCCGGCTGTACCGACCGCTCCTCCACCGCTTTCTCGACGCGCTCGATCACGTGTTCGTCACGTCGCCGCCCCTCCTCGAACGCTCGGCGCACCTCGCGCCGTACCGGGAGAAGGCGTCCGTCGTCCCCCTCTCCATCGACCTCGACGACTACGGCCGCCGCGTGCCGGCCGTCGAACTCCCCGGGCGAGCGGATCGCCCCACGCTGCTGTTCGTCGGCCGACTGAACTACTACAAGGGCGTCGAGTACCTGCTCGACGCGATGCCGGCCCTCGATGCGGACCTGCTCGTCGCCGGGTCGGGCGAGCGCCGTCGCGAACTCGAGGCCCGCGCCGACCGCCTCGGCGTCGACGACCGGGTGTTCTTCCTCGGCCGCGTCGGCGAGGACCGCCTCCACGCCTGCTACGACCGCGCCGACGTGTTCGTCCTCCCGTCGGTCGAACCGAGCGAGGCGTTCGGCATCGTGCAACTGGAGGCGATGGCCTACGGCACCCCGGTCGTCAACACCGACCTCCCGACCGGGGTGCCGTGGGTGAGTCGTGACGGGGACACCGGGGTGACGGTGCCGCCCCGGGACGCCGACGCGCTCGCGACGGCCATCGACGCCCTGCTCGCCGACGCCGGGCGGCGACGGACGTACGGTCAGCGCGCGCGCGAACGGGTCGAGCGCCGCTTCGGCCGGGAGCGGATGCTCGACACGCTGGAAGCGGCGTACCGGGCGCTCGTCGACGAGGGATCGGACGCCGTCGCGGCGGCCGTCGACGACGCGCGGACCTCGACGTGA